One part of the Arabidopsis thaliana chromosome 4, partial sequence genome encodes these proteins:
- a CDS encoding uncharacterized protein (unknown protein; FUNCTIONS IN: molecular_function unknown; INVOLVED IN: biological_process unknown; LOCATED IN: endomembrane system; Has 21 Blast hits to 21 proteins in 11 species: Archae - 0; Bacteria - 0; Metazoa - 0; Fungi - 0; Plants - 21; Viruses - 0; Other Eukaryotes - 0 (source: NCBI BLink).) has product MPFKTVIEVEPPSLLRYLIGSAVMMIGVVLPVGYMMFRNKRVPFSSSYSKQTNKVLI; this is encoded by the exons ATGCCG TTTAAGACGGTGATAGAAGTGGAGCCTCCGAGTCTGTTACGGTACTTGATCGGATCGGCGGTGATGATGATCGGTGTTGTATTACCGGTTGGTTACATGATGTTTCGCAACAAACGCGTCCCCTTCTCATCTTCGTACTCTAAACAGAC GAACAAAGTTTTGATATAG
- a CDS encoding P-loop containing nucleoside triphosphate hydrolases superfamily protein — MREVIEFRYKRALYELVKKTEDDDDVEGYRFPDAYDQEGCIDQKKRFDVAKERYCERRRSGRVVTEQEAWEDHQAQKARVRFGAKDKKQVVDGYEFVFDDLTGFVEESSEAETGKHRGCYSKTAAEKAREGREFLPIHGYREELLKLIEENQVLVIVGETGSGKTTQIPQYLQEAGYTKRGKIGCTQPRRVAAMSVASRVAQEVGVKLGHEVGYSIRFEDCTSEKTVIKYMTDGMLLRELLIEPKLDSYSVIIIDEAHERTLSTDILFALVKDVAKVRPDLRLIISSATLEAKKFSEYFDSARIYLIPGRRYPVEKLFRKCPEPDYLETVIRTVVQIHQTEAIGDILVFLTGQEEIETVETNLKRRMMDLGTKGSEIIICPIYSNLPTPLQAKVFEPAPKGTRKVVLATNIAETSLTIDGVKYVIDPGYCKINSYNPRTGMESLLVTPISKASAAQRAGRSGRTGPGKCFRLYNIKDLEPTTIPEIQRANLASVVLTLKSLGIQDVFNFDFMDPPPENALLKALELLYALGALDEIGEITKVGERMVEFPVDPMLSKMIVGSEKYKCSKEIITIAAMLSVGNSVFYRPKNQQVFADKARMDFYEDTENVGDHIALLRVYNSWKEENYSTQWCCEKFIQSKSMKRARDIRDQLLGLLNKIGVELTSNPNDLDAIKKAILAGFFPHSAKLQKNGSYRRVKEPQTVYVHPNSGLFGASPSKWLVYHELVLTTKEYMRHTTEMKPEWLIEIAPHYYKLKDIEDTRPKKTQRRIEEASTSKVDTNKKTRTSKVDTNKKSKR; from the coding sequence ATGAGAGAAGTAATTGAGTTTAGATATAAGAGAGCATTGTATGAGTTggtgaagaaaacagaggatgatgatgatgttgaaggGTATAGGTTTCCAGATGCTTATGATCAAGAAGGGTGTATTGATCAGAAGAAGAGGTTTGATGTTGCCAAGGAGAGGTATTGTGAGCGAAGAAGGAGCGGGAGAGTTGTTACGGAGCAAGAAGCTTGGGAGGATCATCAGGCTCAGAAAGCGAGAGTGAGGTTTGGTGCAAAGGATAAGAAGCAAGTTGTTGATGGGTATGagtttgtgtttgatgatttGACAGGCTTTGTTGAGGAGTCTAGCGAGGCGGAAACTGGGAAACATCGAGGTTGTTATTCGAAGACTGCTGCAGAGAAGGCTCGGGAGGGGAGGGAGTTTCTTCCGATTCATGGGTACAGGGAGGAACTGCTGAAACTTATTGAAGAGAATCAGGTTCTTGTCATTGTTGGAGAGACAGGATCGGGTAAAACTACGCAGATACCGCAGTATCTTCAAGAAGCCGGTTACACAAAGCGTGGAAAGATCGGTTGTACTCAGCCTCGGAGAGTTGCTGCAATGAGCGTTGCTTCCCGAGTGGCTCAAGAGGTTGGTGTTAAACTTGGACATGAGGTTGGATATTCCATTAGATTTGAAGACTGTACTTCAGAGAAAACAGTTATCAAGTACATGACTGATGGGATGCTGCTACGAGAGCTACTCATAGAACCGAAACTCGATAGCTATAGTGTCATCATTATTGATGAGGCGCACGAAAGAACACTGTCCACTGATATTTTGTTTGCGTTAGTGAAGGATGTAGCCAAGGTTAGGCCTGATCTGAGGTTAATAATCTCCAGTGCAACGCTTGAAGCTAAAAAGTTCTCCGAATACTTTGATTCGGCTCGGATTTACCTGATTCCAGGAAGAAGATATCCAGTTGAAAAGCTCTTCAGAAAATGTCCTGAACCTGACTACTTGGAGACAGTGATACGCACTGTGGTTCAGATACATCAGACTGAGGCGATAGGAGACATTTTAGTTTTCCTCACTGGTCAAGAAGAGATCGAAACAGTAGAAACGAATTTGAAGCGAAGGATGATGGATTTGGGTACAAAGGGATCTGAGATCATTATCTGTCCTATCTACTCAAATCTCCCAACTCCACTACAGGCAAAAGTGTTTGAACCGGCCCCTAAAGGGACACGGAAAGTTGTCTTGGCAACGAATATTGCAGAAACATCGTTAACCATTGATGGGGTTAAATACGTCATTGATCCAGGATATTGCAAGATCAACTCATACAACCCGAGAACGGGAATGGAGTCACTCCTTGTAACTCCTATTTCCAAGGCTTCCGCAGCGCAACGAGCTGGTCGGTCTGGAAGAACAGGTCCTGGGAAATGTTTCCGGTTGTACAATATCAAGGATTTAGAGCCCACTACAATACCGGAAATCCAAAGGGCTAACCTTGCAAGTGTTGTGCTTACTTTGAAGAGTCTTGGGATTCAAGATGtgttcaattttgatttcatggATCCTCCACCTGAAAACGCTCTTTTGAAGGCTCTAGAGTTGCTCTATGCGCTGGGTGCTTTGGATGAAATTGGTGAGATTACTAAGGTAGGAGAAAGAATGGTGGAGTTTCCAGTTGATCCAATGCTGTCAAAGATGATTGTTGGTTCGGAAAAGTATAAGTGCTCGAAAGAGATAATCACGATAGCTGCCATGTTGTCTGTAGGGAACTCGGTCTTCTATCGACCAAAGAACCAGCAAGTTTTCGCCGACAAGGCTCGGATGGATTTCTATGAAGATACAGAGAACGTCGGCGATCACATTGCATTGTTAAGGGTTTACAATTCCTGGAAGGAAGAAAACTACTCAACTCAATGGTGCTGCGAGAAGTTCATTCAGAGCAAGAGTATGAAAAGGGCAAGAGATATACGTGACCAGCTACTTGGACTTTTAAACAAGATTGGAGTAGAACTTACTTCCAACCCGAATGATTTAGACGCAATAAAGAAAGCAATCTTGGCCGGATTCTTCCCGCATTCTGCAAAGTTACAAAAGAATGGATCGTACAGAAGAGTCAAAGAACCTCAGACAGTTTATGTACACCCTAACTCAGGCTTATTTGGGGCGTCACCTAGTAAGTGGTTGGTGTATCATGAACTAGTACTTACTACCAAGGAATATATGAGGCATACAACTGAAATGAAGCCTGAGTGGCTAATTGAAATAGCTCCTCATTACTACAAGCTTAAAGACATTGAAGATACTCGGCCAAAGAAAACACAGAGAAGAATCGAAGAAGCCTCGACGTCTAAGGTTGATACTAACAAGAAAACCCGGACCTCGAAGGTTGATACtaacaagaaatcaaagagGTAA
- the MES16 gene encoding methyl esterase 16 (methyl esterase 16 (MES16); FUNCTIONS IN: hydrolase activity, acting on ester bonds, methyl jasmonate esterase activity, catalytic activity, methyl indole-3-acetate esterase activity; LOCATED IN: cellular_component unknown; EXPRESSED IN: 22 plant structures; EXPRESSED DURING: 13 growth stages; BEST Arabidopsis thaliana protein match is: methyl esterase 18 (TAIR:AT5G58310.1); Has 1277 Blast hits to 1277 proteins in 292 species: Archae - 4; Bacteria - 558; Metazoa - 0; Fungi - 14; Plants - 596; Viruses - 3; Other Eukaryotes - 102 (source: NCBI BLink).), with translation MGGEGGAEPVIHFVFVHGASHGAWCWYKLTTLLDAAGFKSTSVDLTGAGISLIDSNIVFDSDQYNRPLFSLLSDLPPHHKVILVGHSIGGGSVTEALCKFTDKISMAIYLAASMVQPGSIPSPHLSNIHVGEEDIWEYTYGEGTDKPPTGVLMKPEFIRHYYYSQSPLEDVTLSSKLLRPAPMRAFQDLDKLPPNPEAEKVPRVYIKTAKDNLFDSVRQDLLVENWPPSQLYVLEDSDHSAFFSVPTTLFAYLLRAVSFLQR, from the exons ATGGGAGGAGAAGGTGGTGCTGAGCCCGTAATTCACTTTGTGTTTGTTCATGGAGCCAGTCACGGAGCTTGGTGTTGGTATAAACTCACCACTCTTCTCGACGCCGCCGGGTTCAAATCAACCTCCGTAGATCTCACCGGCGCTGGCATCAGCCTCATAGACTCTAACATCGTCTTCGACTCCGACCAATATAACcgtcctctcttctctctcttgtcCGATCTCCCTCCTCACCACAAAGTCATACTCGTTGGACATAGCATCGGTGGAGGAAGTGTCACCGAAGCTCTTTGCAAGTTCACTGACAAAATCTCCATGGCCATTTACCTCGCGGCTTCCATGGTTCAACCCGGATCCATCCCTTCTCCGCATCTTTCAAAC ATACATgtgggagaagaagatatatgGGAGTACACATATGGTGAAGGTACCGATAAACCACCCACCGGAGTCCTCATGAAACCGGAGTTTATACGCCATTATTACTATAGCCAAAGCCCTCTTGAG GACGTAACTTTGTCATCTAAGCTGTTGCGTCCTGCTCCTATGAGGGCCTTTCAAGATCTTGATAAGCTACCTCCAAATCCCGAGGCCGAGAAAGTTCCTCGAGTTTACATCAAGACTGCTAAGGATAATCTATTTGATTCTGTGCGTCAAGACCTTTTGGTGGAGAATTGGCCACCTTCTCAGCTGTATGTCTTGGAGGATAGTGACCATTCTGCTTTCTTCTCTGTCCCAACTACCTTATTCGCGTATCTCCTCCGTGcggtttcttttcttcaacgATAA
- a CDS encoding uncharacterized protein (unknown protein; FUNCTIONS IN: molecular_function unknown; INVOLVED IN: biological_process unknown; LOCATED IN: endomembrane system; Has 21 Blast hits to 21 proteins in 11 species: Archae - 0; Bacteria - 0; Metazoa - 0; Fungi - 0; Plants - 21; Viruses - 0; Other Eukaryotes - 0 (source: NCBI BLink).): MPFKTVIEVEPPSLLRYLIGSAVMMIGVVLPVGYMMFRNKRVPFSSSYSKQTWGIHG; this comes from the exons ATGCCG TTTAAGACGGTGATAGAAGTGGAGCCTCCGAGTCTGTTACGGTACTTGATCGGATCGGCGGTGATGATGATCGGTGTTGTATTACCGGTTGGTTACATGATGTTTCGCAACAAACGCGTCCCCTTCTCATCTTCGTACTCTAAACAGAC GTGGGGAATCCATGGTTGA
- a CDS encoding auxin canalization protein (DUF828), whose protein sequence is MEYDRTLNLIPYGLQGVREEEEIEEDDEESMTLSSVPENETSECSSPPATYPPIPPRPKTPREPMEFLCRSWSLSTSEISLALSSQKSDKQLNKNPNISQLADVTSLAPVAPPPPLQTGKLASAVHARRTGTIGKWFHHREFVGGKVSAVKKRDRVRVEKAHLHSAVSIASLATAIAAVTASGNQDGFAGSKMSSALASASELLASHCLELAELAGADHDRVVSAVRSAVDVRGPGDLLTLTAAAATALRGEAALRVRLPKEAKNSAAISPCERVLPETHSCSSELDRTSTTDELISAKGVEESTGELMQCTRNGVLRWKHVKVYINKKSQVIVEIKSKHVVGAFSMKSKG, encoded by the exons ATGGAGTATGACCGTACGTTGAACTTGATTCCATACGGACTACAAGGAGtaagagaggaggaagaaatcgaagaagacgatgaagagaGCATGACGTTGTCGTCAGTACCAGAAAACGAAACGTCGGAGTGTTCTTCGCCTCCGGCGACGTATCCTCCAATCCCTCCTCGGCCTAAAACACCGAGAGAGCCGATGGAGTTTCTATGCAGATCATGGAGTCTTTCTACTTCTGAGATCTCTTTAGCTTTATCATCTCAGAAATCTGATAAACAACtcaacaaaaaccctaatatttCTCAGTTGGCCGATGTCACTTCTCTGGCTCCGGTAGCACCACCACCGCCGCTACAA ACGGGAAAGCTAGCGAGTGCGGTTCACGCGCGGAGAACGGGAACGATCGGAAAATGGTTCCACCACCGAGAATTCGTCGGCGGGAAGGTCTCCGCcgtaaagaagagagatagagtTCGCGTGGAGAAAGCTCATCTGCATTCCGCCGTGTCCATTGCGTCTCTGGCGACGGCAATCGCCGCAGTGACCGCTTCAGGCAATCAAGACGGCTTCGCTGGATCAAAGATGAGCTCAGCCCTTGCCTCGGCGTCGGAGTTGTTAGCTTCTCACTGCCTCGAATTGGCGGAGCTTGCCGGCGCCGATCACGATCGCGTCGTCTCTGCTGTCCGATCAGCTGTTGATGTTCGTGGACCTGGCGATTTGTTGACTCTAACTGCTGCAGCTGCAACAG CATTGAGAGGAGAAGCAGCTTTGAGGGTAAGACTACCAAAGGAAGCTAAGAACAGTGCAGCTATAAGCCCCTGTGAGAGAGTTTTACCAGAGACTCATAGTTGCTCTTCTGAGCTCGATCGCACTAGCACGACCGATGAACTCATATCTGCAAAAGGAGTTGAAGAATCAACTGGAGAGCTAATGCAGTGCACACGAAACG GTGTTCTGCGGTGGAAGCATGTAAAAGTGtacatcaacaaaaaatctCAG GTCATAGtagaaatcaaaagcaaacacGTTGTAGGAGCATTCTCCATGAAAAGCAAAGGTTAG
- a CDS encoding uncharacterized protein (unknown protein; FUNCTIONS IN: molecular_function unknown; INVOLVED IN: biological_process unknown; LOCATED IN: endomembrane system; Has 35333 Blast hits to 34131 proteins in 2444 species: Archae - 798; Bacteria - 22429; Metazoa - 974; Fungi - 991; Plants - 531; Viruses - 0; Other Eukaryotes - 9610 (source: NCBI BLink).), which translates to MPFKTVIEVEPPSLLRYLIGSAVMMIGVVLPVGYMMFRNKRVPFSSSYSKQT; encoded by the exons ATGCCG TTTAAGACGGTGATAGAAGTGGAGCCTCCGAGTCTGTTACGGTACTTGATCGGATCGGCGGTGATGATGATCGGTGTTGTATTACCGGTTGGTTACATGATGTTTCGCAACAAACGCGTCCCCTTCTCATCTTCGTACTCTAAACAGACGTAG
- a CDS encoding P-loop containing nucleoside triphosphate hydrolases superfamily protein (P-loop containing nucleoside triphosphate hydrolases superfamily protein; FUNCTIONS IN: RNA helicase activity, helicase activity, nucleic acid binding, ATP binding, ATP-dependent helicase activity; LOCATED IN: cellular_component unknown; EXPRESSED IN: stem, sepal, male gametophyte, carpel, stamen; EXPRESSED DURING: 4 anthesis, petal differentiation and expansion stage; CONTAINS InterPro DOMAIN/s: DNA/RNA helicase, DEAD/DEAH box type, N-terminal (InterPro:IPR011545), DNA/RNA helicase, ATP-dependent, DEAH-box type, conserved site (InterPro:IPR002464), DEAD-like helicase, N-terminal (InterPro:IPR014001), DNA/RNA helicase, C-terminal (InterPro:IPR001650), Helicase, superfamily 1/2, ATP-binding domain (InterPro:IPR014021); BEST Arabidopsis thaliana protein match is: RNA helicase family protein (TAIR:AT1G32490.1); Has 10871 Blast hits to 9975 proteins in 1730 species: Archae - 28; Bacteria - 3668; Metazoa - 2475; Fungi - 1288; Plants - 899; Viruses - 659; Other Eukaryotes - 1854 (source: NCBI BLink).) produces METNVPEKKILGFPEEMNSTIQFLSVEKTTCRLPVSIKFNIPKKISTKRRRISVEEEEEEEDENKTKLSSWEKVLSSDEILRLREVSRRKYLTDRENKKVEELRDERRYRFPDAYDQEGCIDQKKRFDVAKERYCERRRSGRVVTEQEAWEDHQAQKARVRFGAKDKKQVVDGYEFVFDDLTGFVEESSEAETGKHRGCYSKTAAEKAREGREFLPIHGYREELLKLIEENQVLVIVGETGSGKTTQIPQYLQEAGYTKRGKIGCTQPRRVAAMSVASRVAQEVGVKLGHEVGYSIRFEDCTSEKTVIKYMTDGMLLRELLIEPKLDSYSVIIIDEAHERTLSTDILFALVKDVAKVRPDLRLIISSATLEAKKFSEYFDSARIYLIPGRRYPVEKLFRKCPEPDYLETVIRTVVQIHQTEAIGDILVFLTGQEEIETVETNLKRRMMDLGTKGSEIIICPIYSNLPTPLQAKVFEPAPKGTRKVVLATNIAETSLTIDGVKYVIDPGYCKINSYNPRTGMESLLVTPISKASAAQRAGRSGRTGPGKCFRLYNIKDLEPTTIPEIQRANLASVVLTLKSLGIQDVFNFDFMDPPPENALLKALELLYALGALDEIGEITKGTRSSIDQRTSKFSPTRLGWISMKIQRTSAITLHC; encoded by the exons ATGGAGACTAATGttccggagaagaagatcctTGGTTTCCCGGAAGAGATGAATTCGACAATTCAGTTTTTATCTGTTGAGAAAACAACATGTCGTCTTCCTGTTTCTATAAAATTCAATATACCAAAGAAAATTTctacaaagagaagaagaatatctgtagaagaagaagaagaagaagaagacgagaatAAAACGAAGTTGAGTTCTTGGGAGAAGGTTTTGAGTAGCGATGAGATTTTGAGGTTAAGGGAAGTTTCAAGACGAAAGTATTTGACGGATCGAGAGAATAAGAAGGTGGAGGAGTTAAGGGATGAGAGAA gGTATAGGTTTCCAGATGCTTATGATCAAGAAGGGTGTATTGATCAGAAGAAGAGGTTTGATGTTGCCAAGGAGAGGTATTGTGAGCGAAGAAGGAGCGGGAGAGTTGTTACGGAGCAAGAAGCTTGGGAGGATCATCAGGCTCAGAAAGCGAGAGTGAGGTTTGGTGCAAAGGATAAGAAGCAAGTTGTTGATGGGTATGagtttgtgtttgatgatttGACAGGCTTTGTTGAGGAGTCTAGCGAGGCGGAAACTGGGAAACATCGAGGTTGTTATTCGAAGACTGCTGCAGAGAAGGCTCGGGAGGGGAGGGAGTTTCTTCCGATTCATGGGTACAGGGAGGAACTGCTGAAACTTATTGAAGAGAATCAGGTTCTTGTCATTGTTGGAGAGACAGGATCGGGTAAAACTACGCAGATACCGCAGTATCTTCAAGAAGCCGGTTACACAAAGCGTGGAAAGATCGGTTGTACTCAGCCTCGGAGAGTTGCTGCAATGAGCGTTGCTTCCCGAGTGGCTCAAGAGGTTGGTGTTAAACTTGGACATGAGGTTGGATATTCCATTAGATTTGAAGACTGTACTTCAGAGAAAACAGTTATCAAGTACATGACTGATGGGATGCTGCTACGAGAGCTACTCATAGAACCGAAACTCGATAGCTATAGTGTCATCATTATTGATGAGGCGCACGAAAGAACACTGTCCACTGATATTTTGTTTGCGTTAGTGAAGGATGTAGCCAAGGTTAGGCCTGATCTGAGGTTAATAATCTCCAGTGCAACGCTTGAAGCTAAAAAGTTCTCCGAATACTTTGATTCGGCTCGGATTTACCTGATTCCAGGAAGAAGATATCCAGTTGAAAAGCTCTTCAGAAAATGTCCTGAACCTGACTACTTGGAGACAGTGATACGCACTGTGGTTCAGATACATCAGACTGAGGCGATAGGAGACATTTTAGTTTTCCTCACTGGTCAAGAAGAGATCGAAACAGTAGAAACGAATTTGAAGCGAAGGATGATGGATTTGGGTACAAAGGGATCTGAGATCATTATCTGTCCTATCTACTCAAATCTCCCAACTCCACTACAGGCAAAAGTGTTTGAACCGGCCCCTAAAGGGACACGGAAAGTTGTCTTGGCAACGAATATTGCAGAAACATCGTTAACCATTGATGGGGTTAAATACGTCATTGATCCAGGATATTGCAAGATCAACTCATACAACCCGAGAACGGGAATGGAGTCACTCCTTGTAACTCCTATTTCCAAGGCTTCCGCAGCGCAACGAGCTGGTCGGTCTGGAAGAACAGGTCCTGGGAAATGTTTCCGGTTGTACAATATCAAGGATTTAGAGCCCACTACAATACCGGAAATCCAAAGGGCTAACCTTGCAAGTGTTGTGCTTACTTTGAAGAGTCTTGGGATTCAAGATGtgttcaattttgatttcatggATCCTCCACCTGAAAACGCTCTTTTGAAGGCTCTAGAGTTGCTCTATGCGCTGGGTGCTTTGGATGAAATTGGTGAGATTACTAAG GGAACTCGGTCTTCTATCGACCAAAGAACCAGCAAGTTTTCGCCGACAAGGCTCGGATGGATTTCTATGAAGATACAGAGAACGTCGGCGATCACATTGCATTGTTAA
- a CDS encoding auxin canalization protein (DUF828) (CONTAINS InterPro DOMAIN/s: Pleckstrin-like, plant (InterPro:IPR013666), Protein of unknown function DUF828 (InterPro:IPR008546), Pleckstrin homology (InterPro:IPR001849); BEST Arabidopsis thaliana protein match is: Plant protein of unknown function (DUF828) with plant pleckstrin homology-like region (TAIR:AT4G17350.1); Has 215 Blast hits to 188 proteins in 18 species: Archae - 0; Bacteria - 0; Metazoa - 0; Fungi - 6; Plants - 208; Viruses - 0; Other Eukaryotes - 1 (source: NCBI BLink).), which produces MEYDRTLNLIPYGLQGVREEEEIEEDDEESMTLSSVPENETSECSSPPATYPPIPPRPKTPREPMEFLCRSWSLSTSEISLALSSQKSDKQLNKNPNISQLADVTSLAPVAPPPPLQTGKLASAVHARRTGTIGKWFHHREFVGGKVSAVKKRDRVRVEKAHLHSAVSIASLATAIAAVTASGNQDGFAGSKMSSALASASELLASHCLELAELAGADHDRVVSAVRSAVDVRGPGDLLTLTAAAATALRGEAALRVRLPKEAKNSAAISPCERVLPETHSCSSELDRTSTTDELISAKGVEESTGELMQCTRNGVLRWKHVKVYINKKSQVIVEIKSKHVVGAFSMKSKGIVNDVCETVSGLQNGKDTENTEEELYFGIGTGKGLTKFKCKSKADKQTWVDSIRNLLHRVTAVEVDTSLETININDST; this is translated from the exons ATGGAGTATGACCGTACGTTGAACTTGATTCCATACGGACTACAAGGAGtaagagaggaggaagaaatcgaagaagacgatgaagagaGCATGACGTTGTCGTCAGTACCAGAAAACGAAACGTCGGAGTGTTCTTCGCCTCCGGCGACGTATCCTCCAATCCCTCCTCGGCCTAAAACACCGAGAGAGCCGATGGAGTTTCTATGCAGATCATGGAGTCTTTCTACTTCTGAGATCTCTTTAGCTTTATCATCTCAGAAATCTGATAAACAACtcaacaaaaaccctaatatttCTCAGTTGGCCGATGTCACTTCTCTGGCTCCGGTAGCACCACCACCGCCGCTACAA ACGGGAAAGCTAGCGAGTGCGGTTCACGCGCGGAGAACGGGAACGATCGGAAAATGGTTCCACCACCGAGAATTCGTCGGCGGGAAGGTCTCCGCcgtaaagaagagagatagagtTCGCGTGGAGAAAGCTCATCTGCATTCCGCCGTGTCCATTGCGTCTCTGGCGACGGCAATCGCCGCAGTGACCGCTTCAGGCAATCAAGACGGCTTCGCTGGATCAAAGATGAGCTCAGCCCTTGCCTCGGCGTCGGAGTTGTTAGCTTCTCACTGCCTCGAATTGGCGGAGCTTGCCGGCGCCGATCACGATCGCGTCGTCTCTGCTGTCCGATCAGCTGTTGATGTTCGTGGACCTGGCGATTTGTTGACTCTAACTGCTGCAGCTGCAACAG CATTGAGAGGAGAAGCAGCTTTGAGGGTAAGACTACCAAAGGAAGCTAAGAACAGTGCAGCTATAAGCCCCTGTGAGAGAGTTTTACCAGAGACTCATAGTTGCTCTTCTGAGCTCGATCGCACTAGCACGACCGATGAACTCATATCTGCAAAAGGAGTTGAAGAATCAACTGGAGAGCTAATGCAGTGCACACGAAACG GTGTTCTGCGGTGGAAGCATGTAAAAGTGtacatcaacaaaaaatctCAG GTCATAGtagaaatcaaaagcaaacacGTTGTAGGAGCATTCTCCATGAAAAGCAAAG GCATTGTAAATGATGTATGCGAGACAGTCTCAGGCCTGCAAAATGGAAAAGACACGGAAAACACAGAAGAAGAGCTCTATTTCGGAATCGGTACAGGGAAAGGTCTGACAAAGTTCAAGTGCAAGAGCAAGGCTGATAAGCAGACATGGGTGGATAGCATCCGGAATCTTCTCCATCGAGTAACTGCTGTTGAGGTCGACACTTCTCTTGAAACTATAAACATTAACGATAGCACATAA